A stretch of Lactuca sativa cultivar Salinas chromosome 6, Lsat_Salinas_v11, whole genome shotgun sequence DNA encodes these proteins:
- the LOC111903342 gene encoding uncharacterized protein LOC111903342 — protein MIPLIYVGYLPLLGSYLTTMYFAVALDGNHEPLLLAVGLGTLECEESWRWFMMRLKDCLGEDIEVGFIRNLCDKIDFGVQSAYPDSYHGYSPKDIARKICEFVGHNNTEVESLSWKSCNAYSVDDFYLCLERLQSTCKKPPFYTLLRSSIYWLDDIPISKWTREFFPKVRYNVKSIDVPEILQVISTCEFPITTIIKLITTSIQSKYGEWAEVAGRLSGGLTPYVESKVQKRVNKSYNWKARRLYGDTFEVDDNFATTNVQLEQRVCSWGKW, from the exons atgataccgttgatatatgtgggttatttaccccttcttgggagctatctgacaacaatgtacttcgcagtggctttagatggaaatcatgaaccCCTACTCTTAGcagttggtttgggaaccttagagtgtgaagaatcatggagatggttcatgatgaggttaaaagattgtttaggtgaggacatagaggttggtttcataagAAACCTATGTGATAAAATAGACTTTGGTGTTCAGAGTGCCTACCCGGATTCCTATCATGGATATTCtcctaaagatatagctcgaAAAATATGTGAGTTTGTCGGACATAACAATACGGAAGTCGAATCGTTGTCttggaagtcatgcaatgcatatagcgttgatgatttttacttgtgtttggAAAGGTTGCAAAGTACATGTAAGAAACCACCTTTCTACACCTTGCTTAGGAGTTCAATTTACTGGCTTGACGATATACCGATTTCAAAATGGACACGAGAATTTTTCCCAAAAGtacgttacaatgttaaatcgattgacgtccctgaaattttgcaagttatatcCACATgtgagtttcctataacaacgataattAAGTTAATCACTACGTCGATACAATCAAAGTATGGTGAATGGGCTGAAGTGGCAG ggaggttgtctggTGGGTTGACCCCTTATGTTGAGAGTAAGGTTCAAAAACGTGTCAACAAGTCTTATAATTGGAAGGCAAGACGTTTGTAtggggatacatttgaagtcGATGACAATTTTGCCACCACCAACGTACAACTTGAACAAAGGGTATGTAGTTGGGGTAAATGGTAA